The stretch of DNA AGCGTAGGAGTCGCTCACGTAAGCGGCCGACGCAGGCGTGCCGGGCATCCGGACCAGTGCAGCGGGGATGTCGCCGGCGAAGATCCCCATGGCCTGGAGGGTGACGATAGCCGCGAGGGCGGAGACCGGGTCCAAAAACATGGCGAAGGGGACAAACAGTGCGACCGCCATGGTGACAGTGAGCCCGGGAATCGCGCCGACGAACAGTCCGTACAGCGCCGCAACCAGGATCACGGCCAGAACCTGGGGCTGAAACAGCAGGAGGAGGGCACGGGCCACAGCGTCCATGGCGGCCATCAACTCAGCAGGCCGGGGGGCAGGGGCACCCGCAGGAGCCGGCCGAAGAGCAGGTACAGGCCCACCGCGAGCCCGAAGGCGACAGGAACTGCCCGAGCGAGGCTGACACCAAGCCTGGCCATGAGTAAGGTCAGTAGGATGCCCACCGTGGGGACGAACCCGAGCCGGTTCACGACGGCGATGTAGACCACCACCGCCACCACCGCCTCTGCCGCGTGGAGGAGTCCCCTGCGCTCGTACCCGCGGCCTGCCTCCGCAGTCGGGCCCCGGGCGCCCCACACGACCGCGATCCCGCAGGCCACCAGCAGCAGCCCCAGAATCTGGGGGAACAGCCCGGGGCCCGGATAGCCTCCGGCAAGGCGGGGAAACGCAGAGCCCGCGGCCGCCGCGTAAACACCCGCCGCCGCCAGCACCACTCCCGCGGCCGCCTCCCCTAACCGCACCGCGCGACGCACCTGCCGGGCCGCACCGAGGTGCCTGGAACGCCCCGTGCTTCTGCCGCCACCTGTCCCCTCGTTCCTAGCGGGTGACGAACCCACCCTCCCTCAGGAGCTTGCCGTTCTTCACGTGTTCCTTGGCCAAAAACCTCGAGAACTCCTGGGAGTTCTTGTAGTCGAACCAGAACCCGCTGGTCCGGATGAACTCGGCGAACTCCGGCGAGCGCACCGCCCGGCCTACTGCGGCGTCCAGCGCCGCAGCCACGGAGTCGGGAATCCCTTTGGGGGCCGCGAGCCCTGCCCATCCTCCGATCTCGAAGTCCACGCCGAGTTCCTTCAAGGTGGGTACGTTCGGCAGGGGCGGCCACCGCCGGTCGGCCATCACCGCCAGGACCCGGGCCCGGCCTGCCTGCACGAGGGGCAGAGCCTCCGCGGGGCTGCAGGTGCAGATGTCCACACCGCCCGCGACCAGCTCCTGCAGCGCTGCCGCCGCGCCGGCGCTGGGCACCCACTTGACGTGGTCAGGGGTCAGCCCCGCGGCCAGCAGCCAACCGACCCGGGCCAAGTCCCAGATGCCGCCGGCGGCAGTCCCGGAGGCCTTCAAGCGCCCCGGATTCGCCCGCACGTACGCCACGAGCTCCCGGTACGTCTTCCAGGGCGCGTCAGCCCGGACGGTGATGCCCGCCCGGTTGTTGATGAGCAGCGCGATGGGCCTGTAGTCGGCAAAAGTGAGGTGCGTCAGGCCCAGCCAGCTCATCATCGTGATCTCGATGGTGATCATGCCCAACGTGTGGCCGTCCGCCTCCGCGGTGGCCGTGGCCATGTGGCCCACCACGCCACCTCCCCCAGTGCGGTTTACGACACCTACCGGGTAGCGGAATTCCTTCTCCAGGACCACCGCGAGGGCTCGGGCCGTCCGGTCGGTTCCCCCGCCCGGAGACCATGGGACGATGATGGTGAGCGGCTTCGTAGGATACGCCACCGCCACCCCCGTCGTCACCCACCCGATCGCGACCGCGACGACCAGCACGCGCAGCCAGCCTTCCGCCTGCACCTTTCTCACCGGCCATCACCTCCGTTATTGTGGTAACGTTCTCTTGACTCCCGCAATGTGGCCCTTGATGTGTCCGAGCCCTCACGATGGTCCCAGCACGAGCCGGGGCAAGAAGAGCACCAGGTCAGGCCATACGGTGATCAGAAGGAGAACGACGACCAGCGGGACCAGGAACGGTGCGGTCGAGCGCACCACCGCTTCGAAGGGCAGCTCCGCTACCCGGGAGACCACGAACAGCACGATCCCAACCGGTGGGGTGAGCGTCCCGACCATGAGGTTCAGGACCATCACCACCCCGAAGTGCACCGGGTCGATCCCTAGCAACTTCGCGGCCGGGAGCAGGACCGGGGTCAGGATGATGATGGCCGCAAGAGCCTCAAGGAAGCAGCCCACCAGCAACAGGAAGAGGTTGACCGCCAGCAGGAACGCGAGGGGGCTCGGGGATAGGCTGACCAGCCAGGCGGCCAGGTGCTGCGGGACCTGGGCCCGGGCCAGTACGAAGGCGAACAGGGAGGAGGTCATCACGAGGATCAGGATGACCCCGTTGGCCTCCACCGTGTCCAGGAACAGCCGGGGAAGATCCCGCACCCTCAGCTCCCGGTGGATCACCAGGCCTAGGAGCAACGCGTATGCGGCGGCCACAGCACCGGCTTCCGTAGGGGTGAACGCGCCGCTCAGCATGCCGCCGAGCAGGATGGCGGGCGTTGCGAGGGAGGGAAGCGCTGCCCACGTGCGGGCCGCCACGGTACGCACCGTCAACAGGGGGTGGCGCGGGTAGCCGCGGCGCCGGCTGACCCACGCAAGCTGCACCATGAGGGCTCCCGCCATCAGCAACCCCGGCACCACGCCGCCCAGAAACAGCCGGCCGATGGACGCGTCCGCGGTGACCGCGTACACCAGCATGGGCACGCTCGGCGGGATGATGGGGCCGATGGTGGCGCTGGCCGCAGTGACCGCGGCTGCAAAGTCCCGCTCGTACCCTTCGTCCGTCATCGCCTTGATCTCGATGGCGCCGAGCCCGACCGCGTCTGCCACCGCAGACCCGGACATCCCCGCGAAGATCACGCTGCCGACCACGTTCACGTGCGCGAGTCCGCCCCTGAGCCAGCCCACCAGGCACTCCGCGAACTTGTAGATCCGGTCGGTCACCCCGGAGGTGTTCATCAGCATGCCCGCCAGCATGAAGAAGGGGGCCGCGAGGAGGGTGAAGGAGTTGGCCGCAGCCGTGACCCGCTGGGGAACCGCCAGGAGCACATCCCCCTGGGCCCACAGGTAAAGAGTTGAGGCAAGCCCCAGGGTGACGAACAGCGGGAGTCCGAGGGCGACCAGCAGAAGCCAGACGACGAAGAAGATCCCCGCGCTCACCGGTCCCTGGCCTCCGTACCATGCCTGCGCAACGCGTCCCACGCGTACAGAAAAACGAGGGCGCTTGAGAGCACCGCGGCCGCGTAGATGACCGACCACGGTAAGGGAAAGGTAATGGCCAAGGTGCTGTGGGACAGCCAGGCGAGCTTGGTGCCCTGCACCACCAGCACACCTGAGAAGGCCGCCGTGCCCAGCAACCCGAGCCGGTACACCCACGCGCGGGCGGGAAGCGGCAAGCGATCCGCCAGGGCCCCGATCCGGACGTGTGTGCCACGCCGGAAGGCCGAGGCGGCCCCCAGGTAGCAGGTCCAGATGTACAGGTAGCGGGCCGCCTCCTCCGTCCACACGAGCGGCCGGCCGAGGCCGTAACGGAACAGCACCTGCGCGAGGATCACCACAAAGATGGCGAACAGCAACACGGCCCCGAGCCACGAGGCGGCGCGGTGGACGACCTCCGCCGCCGGCACGGAACGGATCCGGCGGGAAGGCATCCATCGGACCGGACTCGGCCGCGTCAACTTCAGCGGGTGTTCACGATCCGCTGGAACAGTCCTGGACCCCACTGTGCCTCGAACTGCTTCGGCAGGCTCTCCAGAACCGGCCGCCGGAAGGAGTCCACGTCCGGCTGGATGACCTCCATGCCCAGCTGGCGGAACTTGTCTAGCAGCGTGCGCTCCCGATTCAGGATC from Armatimonadota bacterium encodes:
- a CDS encoding tripartite tricarboxylate transporter TctB family protein; amino-acid sequence: MRRAVRLGEAAAGVVLAAAGVYAAAAGSAFPRLAGGYPGPGLFPQILGLLLVACGIAVVWGARGPTAEAGRGYERRGLLHAAEAVVAVVVYIAVVNRLGFVPTVGILLTLLMARLGVSLARAVPVAFGLAVGLYLLFGRLLRVPLPPGLLS
- a CDS encoding tripartite tricarboxylate transporter substrate binding protein, with the translated sequence MRKVQAEGWLRVLVVAVAIGWVTTGVAVAYPTKPLTIIVPWSPGGGTDRTARALAVVLEKEFRYPVGVVNRTGGGGVVGHMATATAEADGHTLGMITIEITMMSWLGLTHLTFADYRPIALLINNRAGITVRADAPWKTYRELVAYVRANPGRLKASGTAAGGIWDLARVGWLLAAGLTPDHVKWVPSAGAAAALQELVAGGVDICTCSPAEALPLVQAGRARVLAVMADRRWPPLPNVPTLKELGVDFEIGGWAGLAAPKGIPDSVAAALDAAVGRAVRSPEFAEFIRTSGFWFDYKNSQEFSRFLAKEHVKNGKLLREGGFVTR
- a CDS encoding TRAP transporter large permease, with the protein product MSAGIFFVVWLLLVALGLPLFVTLGLASTLYLWAQGDVLLAVPQRVTAAANSFTLLAAPFFMLAGMLMNTSGVTDRIYKFAECLVGWLRGGLAHVNVVGSVIFAGMSGSAVADAVGLGAIEIKAMTDEGYERDFAAAVTAASATIGPIIPPSVPMLVYAVTADASIGRLFLGGVVPGLLMAGALMVQLAWVSRRRGYPRHPLLTVRTVAARTWAALPSLATPAILLGGMLSGAFTPTEAGAVAAAYALLLGLVIHRELRVRDLPRLFLDTVEANGVILILVMTSSLFAFVLARAQVPQHLAAWLVSLSPSPLAFLLAVNLFLLLVGCFLEALAAIIILTPVLLPAAKLLGIDPVHFGVVMVLNLMVGTLTPPVGIVLFVVSRVAELPFEAVVRSTAPFLVPLVVVLLLITVWPDLVLFLPRLVLGPS
- a CDS encoding TRAP transporter small permease: MPAAEVVHRAASWLGAVLLFAIFVVILAQVLFRYGLGRPLVWTEEAARYLYIWTCYLGAASAFRRGTHVRIGALADRLPLPARAWVYRLGLLGTAAFSGVLVVQGTKLAWLSHSTLAITFPLPWSVIYAAAVLSSALVFLYAWDALRRHGTEARDR